The following are encoded together in the Streptomyces tsukubensis genome:
- a CDS encoding ThiF family adenylyltransferase, with the protein MHPILKPALRRAWRDLQTVQFGVAPAHAKVLGPVDMATSSFLHLLDGTRGLPLLREEGRRAGLPQGHVDHLVGRLSEAGLVDDATGGGPEAEALRECGKTMDRLRPDLASLSLLSTAPGEAMGRLAARRRLRVQVRGAGRVGAMIASLLAGAGIGRIEMMDGGCVEPWDVAPGGLPADSVGLRRVDAARRMLTRAAPGRPPRGAFRSPAETPAAAGYALVVFAPRDGLEAYAPAPANAESLLAPRTPHLYAGVLEGTGMVGPLVLPGVNGCAGCLSLGRAEKDPAWPRMLAQWRSGRARQAPACDLTVAAAVAGLAASHALAFLDGRLPASAGSRWEAALPAGAWRSWPVAPHTQCVCGATDGGKREEPPGSREPQDTMAL; encoded by the coding sequence ATGCATCCGATCCTGAAGCCGGCACTCCGGCGAGCCTGGCGAGATCTGCAAACCGTGCAGTTCGGGGTGGCGCCCGCCCATGCGAAGGTGCTGGGCCCGGTGGACATGGCGACGAGCAGCTTTCTGCACCTGCTCGACGGCACCCGCGGCCTCCCACTGCTCCGCGAGGAGGGCAGGAGGGCGGGTCTGCCGCAGGGGCACGTCGACCATCTGGTCGGACGGCTCTCCGAGGCGGGACTGGTCGACGACGCGACGGGCGGAGGACCTGAGGCGGAGGCGCTGCGCGAGTGCGGGAAGACCATGGACCGGCTCCGGCCCGATCTCGCCTCGCTCTCGCTCCTGTCGACAGCGCCCGGCGAGGCGATGGGTCGCCTCGCCGCCCGTCGCCGGCTGCGCGTGCAGGTCAGGGGCGCGGGGCGGGTGGGGGCGATGATCGCCTCACTGCTCGCGGGCGCCGGGATCGGGCGGATCGAGATGATGGACGGCGGCTGTGTCGAGCCCTGGGATGTCGCGCCGGGCGGTCTGCCCGCCGACTCCGTGGGATTACGCAGAGTCGACGCGGCCCGCCGCATGCTGACACGGGCGGCGCCGGGCCGGCCGCCCCGCGGGGCCTTCCGGTCTCCGGCGGAGACTCCGGCCGCGGCGGGGTACGCACTGGTGGTGTTCGCCCCGAGGGACGGGCTTGAGGCATACGCCCCGGCCCCGGCCAACGCGGAGTCGCTGCTCGCCCCGCGCACGCCCCATCTCTACGCAGGGGTGTTGGAGGGCACCGGGATGGTGGGCCCACTCGTTCTGCCGGGCGTCAACGGCTGCGCGGGCTGCCTCTCACTCGGCCGTGCGGAAAAGGACCCCGCCTGGCCACGGATGCTCGCGCAGTGGCGGTCGGGACGGGCCCGTCAGGCGCCTGCGTGTGATCTCACAGTCGCGGCGGCCGTGGCGGGGCTGGCGGCGAGCCACGCGTTGGCTTTCCTCGACGGACGGCTTCCCGCGAGCGCGGGAAGCCGATGGGAGGCAGCACTACCAGCGGGCGCCTGGCGATCGTGGCCCGTCGCGCCACACACCCAATGCGTCTGCGGAGCCACAGATGGTGGTAAGAGGGAGGAGCCCCCGGGCAGTCGGGAGCCGCAGGACACAATGGCGCTGTAG